One stretch of Calonectris borealis chromosome 5, bCalBor7.hap1.2, whole genome shotgun sequence DNA includes these proteins:
- the LRRC57 gene encoding leucine-rich repeat-containing protein 57: MGNSALKAHLETAQKTGVFQLTAKGLTEFPEDLQKLTSNLRTIDLSNNKIELLPPLIGKFSFLKSLVLNNNKLTALPEELCKLKKLETLHLNGNHLRQLPAAFGQLSALKTLSLSGNQLRTVPTQLCGLRHLDVVDLSKNQIQNVPDTVEELQAIELNLNQNQISQISVQISHCPRLKVLRLEENCLELSMLPQSILSDSQISLLAVEGNLFEIKKLRELEGYDKYMERFTATKKKFA, translated from the exons ATGGGAAATAGTGCATTAAAAGCTCACCTGGAGACAGCACAGAAAACTGGTGTGTTTCAGCTAACAGCGAAGGGACTGACAGAG TTTCCTGAAGATCTGCAGAAGCTAACAAGCAACTTAAGGACAATAGACTTGTCAAACAACAAAATAGAGCTCTTGCCACCACTCAttggaaaattttcctttttgaagagCCTTGTtctaaacaacaacaaactgA CTGCTTTACCTGAGGAGCTGTGTAAACTGAAAAAACTGGAAACACTACATTTGAATGGCAATCACTTGAGGCAGCTACCGGCTGCATTTGGACAACTTTCGGCTCTCAAAACCCTGAGCCTTTCTGGAAACCAGCTTCGGACTGTGCCTACACAACTCTGTGGTCTTCGCCATTTGGATGTGGTAGATCTTTCCAAAAACCAGATCCAAAACGTACCCGACACTGTGGAAGAATTGCAGGCTATTGAGCTCAATTTGAATCAGAATCAG ATTTCCCAGATCTCAGTGCAGATCTCCCACTGTCCACGCCTCAAAGTCTTGCGTTTAGAAGAAAACTGTCTAGAACTCAGCATGCTTCCTCAAAGCATCCTCAGTGATTCCCAGATCTCACTGCTTGCAGTAGAAGGTAACCTCTTTGAAATCAAGAAACTCAGAGAACTGGAAGGTTATGACAag taCATGGAACGATTTACAGCTACAAAGAAGAAGTTTGCATGA
- the SNAP23 gene encoding synaptosomal-associated protein 23 — MAELSPEEIQLRANQVTDESLESTRRILGLAIESQDVGIKTITMLDEQGEQLNRIEEGMDQINKDMREAEKTLTELNKCCGLCVCPCNRTKNFEASKAYKATWGDGTENSVDHVISMQPRSINQQQPQTSGGPSGGYITRITNDAREDEMDENLAQVGNILGNLKNMALDMGNEIDAQNKQIDRINVKADTNRERIEQANIRAKKLIDN; from the exons ATGGCTGAACTATCGCCTGAAGAAATTCAGCTGAGGGCCAACCAGGTCACTGATGAG TCTTTGGAAAGCACAAGGAGGATTCTTGGCTTGGCCATTGAG TCCCAGGATGTTGGCATCAAAACTATCACCATGCTGGATGAACAGGGAG AACAACTAAATCGCATAGAAGAAGGCATGGACCAGATAAATAAGGATATGAGAGAAGCTGAGAAGACACTGACAGAGCTCAACAAATGTTGTGGGCTCTGTGTCTGCCCTTGTAACAG GACGAAGAACTTCGAGGCTAGCAAGGCATACAAAGCAACCTGGGGAGATGGAACGGAGAACTCGGTAGATCATGTGATATCCATGCAACCAAGAAGTATAAATCAGCAGCAGCCTCAGACTTCTGGAGGACCAAGTGGCGGATATATTACAAG GATAACAAATGATGCTAGAGAAGATGAAATGGATGAAAATCTTGCTCAAGTGGGAAACATTCTTGGGAATTTGAAAAACATGGCTTTGGATATGGGCAATGAGATTGATGCCCAGAATAAACAAATAGACCGGATAAATGTAAAG GCTGATACAAACAGGGAACGCATTGAGCAAGCTAACATCAGAGCCAAGAAACTAATTGACAATTAA